One genomic segment of Bacteroides caccae includes these proteins:
- a CDS encoding MaoC family dehydratase has product MEKVIINSYEEFEKLVGQQIGVSDYVELSQERINLFADATLDHQWIHVDTERAKVDSPYHSTIAHGYLTLSMLPYLWNQIIQVNNLKMMINYGMDKMKFGQAVLSGQSIRLVTTLHSLTNLRGVAKAEIKFAIEIKDQPKKALEGIAVFLYYFN; this is encoded by the coding sequence ATGGAAAAAGTAATTATCAATTCGTACGAAGAATTCGAAAAGCTAGTAGGACAACAAATAGGTGTTTCAGATTATGTGGAACTCTCACAGGAACGCATCAACCTTTTTGCAGATGCAACACTGGATCATCAATGGATTCATGTGGATACGGAACGTGCCAAAGTAGACAGCCCTTATCACAGCACGATTGCTCACGGCTATCTGACATTATCCATGCTTCCTTACCTGTGGAATCAGATTATCCAGGTGAATAACCTGAAAATGATGATTAACTACGGCATGGACAAAATGAAATTCGGTCAGGCTGTGTTGTCAGGACAAAGCATCCGTCTGGTGACTACCCTTCATTCATTGACCAACTTGCGTGGTGTGGCAAAGGCTGAAATCAAGTTTGCTATTGAAATCAAAGACCAGCCCAAAAAGGCTCTTGAAGGAATTGCCGTATTCTTGTACTATTTCAATTGA
- the bla gene encoding class A beta-lactamase, subclass A2 gives MRSFIVFLCFIPVLLFSCRSVSLETQLKEAIKDRKAEIGIAVIIDEKDTVTVNNDIHYPLMSVFKFHQALALADYMAKRNQSLDTLLRIEKSDLKPNTYSPLRDKYPQGGIEMSIADLLRYTLQQSDNNTCDILFDYQGGPDAVNRYIHSLGIRDCAIVGTETAMHEDLDLCYQNWSTPLAAAELMEIFRREPLFAQEYKDFIYQTMVECKTGQDRLVAPLADKGVVIGHKTGTGDLNAKGQQIGCNDIGFVLLPDGRTYSIAVFVKDSEESFAENSKIIADISRIVYEYAMQSAK, from the coding sequence ATGCGCTCATTCATCGTGTTTCTTTGCTTCATTCCCGTTCTACTGTTTTCCTGCCGGAGTGTTTCTCTTGAAACACAACTGAAAGAAGCTATCAAAGACAGGAAAGCTGAAATAGGGATTGCCGTTATCATAGATGAAAAAGATACGGTAACAGTCAATAATGATATTCATTATCCTTTGATGAGTGTTTTCAAGTTTCATCAGGCGTTGGCGTTAGCCGATTATATGGCGAAACGGAATCAGTCATTGGATACTCTGCTAAGGATAGAGAAATCGGATTTGAAACCGAATACGTATAGTCCCTTACGGGATAAATATCCGCAAGGGGGAATTGAGATGAGCATTGCCGACCTGCTAAGATACACACTTCAGCAGAGTGACAACAATACCTGCGATATACTTTTTGATTATCAGGGCGGACCGGATGCCGTGAACCGATATATCCATTCGTTAGGCATTCGGGATTGTGCTATTGTCGGTACGGAAACTGCCATGCACGAAGATTTGGATTTGTGTTATCAAAACTGGAGTACACCATTGGCTGCTGCCGAATTAATGGAGATTTTCCGACGGGAACCGTTGTTTGCACAAGAATATAAGGATTTCATCTATCAGACAATGGTAGAATGCAAGACCGGGCAAGACCGGCTGGTTGCTCCTTTAGCGGATAAAGGAGTGGTAATAGGACATAAAACGGGGACAGGCGACCTTAATGCCAAAGGACAACAGATAGGCTGTAATGACATCGGCTTTGTTCTTTTGCCGGACGGACGCACTTACAGCATAGCTGTCTTTGTGAAAGATTCCGAAGAAAGCTTTGCGGAAAACAGTAAGATTATCGCTGATATTTCACGTATTGTTTATGAATACGCGATGCAGTCTGCCAAATAA
- a CDS encoding DUF6078 family protein, protein MKEEPDSLSVPYNFSRCFNDQCPQALKCLRYIAAKNEITDYLYISIVNPARYPADGNQCECFKTAVKVHVAWGLKRLLDRIPYEDAVSIRMQLVGHYGKTGYYRFYRGERGLMPKDQAYIKQIFRNKGIKEEPTYQRYTEEYIW, encoded by the coding sequence ATGAAAGAAGAACCCGACAGTCTGTCTGTCCCCTACAATTTCTCCCGTTGTTTCAACGACCAATGTCCACAAGCCTTGAAATGCCTGCGCTACATAGCTGCCAAAAATGAAATAACTGATTACCTTTATATCTCTATCGTCAATCCGGCACGTTATCCTGCAGACGGAAACCAATGCGAATGTTTCAAGACCGCTGTCAAAGTTCATGTGGCATGGGGACTAAAACGATTGCTTGACAGAATTCCTTATGAGGATGCGGTCAGTATCAGAATGCAACTGGTGGGGCACTATGGGAAAACAGGATACTACCGGTTCTACCGTGGAGAACGGGGACTTATGCCTAAAGACCAAGCTTATATAAAACAAATATTCCGTAATAAAGGGATAAAAGAAGAACCAACTTACCAACGCTACACAGAAGAATATATTTGGTAA